In the Xiamenia xianingshaonis genome, one interval contains:
- a CDS encoding DUF5662 family protein — protein sequence MNATHTAPREDAAASTHENEPVNATSVAASDSVFVSDTKTDNRPLQTPPPRPARVTKPAATTPSAFARNAAAHFATITRHRLIVCELCCKAGLVWQGLTHDLSKYSPTEFATGMRYFQGTFSPNAAQRDAEGYSTAWLHHKGRNRHHFEYWTDIVKGSDGSLVGVPMPTRYVIEMFCDRIAASKVYEKEAYTDASSLIYFSRELGLPRIPMHPDTAAFLYVLLDMLAERGEEATFAYIRENIVAPRYVYTPKGRF from the coding sequence ATGAACGCCACGCACACCGCCCCCCGAGAAGACGCCGCCGCATCCACGCACGAAAACGAGCCGGTCAACGCCACGTCAGTTGCCGCAAGTGATTCTGTTTTCGTATCTGATACTAAAACAGACAACCGCCCCCTGCAGACGCCGCCGCCCAGGCCCGCCCGCGTCACGAAGCCTGCCGCGACCACGCCTTCCGCCTTCGCCCGCAACGCCGCCGCGCACTTCGCCACGATCACGCGCCACCGCCTGATCGTCTGCGAGCTGTGCTGCAAAGCGGGGCTGGTGTGGCAGGGGCTCACGCACGACCTGTCGAAGTACTCGCCCACCGAATTCGCGACCGGCATGCGCTACTTCCAGGGCACGTTCTCGCCCAACGCGGCCCAGCGCGACGCCGAAGGCTACTCGACGGCGTGGCTGCACCACAAGGGACGCAACCGCCACCACTTCGAGTACTGGACCGACATCGTCAAAGGGTCCGACGGGTCGCTCGTGGGCGTCCCCATGCCGACGCGCTACGTCATCGAGATGTTCTGCGACCGCATCGCCGCGTCGAAGGTGTACGAAAAAGAGGCCTACACCGACGCCAGCTCGCTGATATATTTCTCGCGTGAGCTGGGACTTCCGCGCATACCCATGCATCCGGACACGGCGGCGTTCCTCTACGTGCTGCTGGACATGCTGGCCGAGCGCGGCGAGGAAGCCACGTTCGCCTACATCCGCGAAAACATCGTCGCCCCGCGCTACGTCTACACCCCGAAAGGCCGGTTTTAG
- a CDS encoding response regulator transcription factor, which translates to MDEQEVRVVIADDQDIVRSGFNLVLMSYDGIDVVGQARDGKEAVAKATELLPDVVLMDIRMPHMNGIEATRVIRENPDLAGVHVLILTTFDQDEYVYDALAAGASGFLLKDADPDELAAAVRVVAQGDALIEPSITRRLIETFVAARPHSSFGIRSGTILRSLTDREREILSLVARGLSNDEIGAELVISPATVKTHVARIMNKLDAHDRAQLVVMAYESGLVKPGGK; encoded by the coding sequence ATGGACGAGCAAGAAGTTCGCGTCGTCATCGCCGACGACCAGGACATCGTGCGCAGCGGGTTCAACCTGGTGCTGATGAGCTACGACGGCATCGACGTCGTCGGACAGGCGCGCGACGGGAAGGAAGCCGTGGCGAAGGCGACGGAACTTCTGCCCGACGTGGTGCTCATGGACATTCGCATGCCGCACATGAACGGCATCGAGGCCACGCGCGTCATCCGCGAAAACCCCGACCTCGCCGGCGTACACGTGCTTATCCTAACGACGTTTGACCAGGACGAATACGTCTACGACGCGCTGGCCGCCGGGGCGAGCGGCTTTCTGTTGAAAGACGCCGACCCCGACGAGCTGGCCGCCGCCGTGCGCGTGGTGGCCCAAGGCGACGCCCTCATCGAGCCATCCATCACGCGCCGGCTCATCGAAACGTTCGTCGCCGCCCGCCCGCATTCGTCGTTCGGCATTCGGTCCGGCACCATCTTGCGGTCGCTCACCGACCGCGAACGCGAGATCCTCTCGCTAGTGGCCCGCGGGCTTTCCAACGACGAAATAGGCGCTGAGCTGGTCATTTCCCCCGCGACCGTCAAAACGCACGTCGCCCGCATCATGAACAAGCTCGACGCCCACGACCGCGCCCAGCTCGTCGTCATGGCCTACGAAAGCGGCCTGGTGAAGCCGGGCGGGAAATAG
- a CDS encoding DUF2442 domain-containing protein yields MFEFQGRVYASKPTGLLKVVDAKVVDDLCMLVVFNTGETRLFDASELLSCETFKPLEDRAVFESFSIDHGVITWNDGAIDIAPEGLYRRSFEYAAPPRAAVNAISTLTKTPLQSLG; encoded by the coding sequence ATGTTCGAATTCCAAGGCCGCGTGTACGCCAGCAAGCCGACAGGCCTTCTAAAGGTGGTGGATGCGAAGGTAGTGGACGACCTGTGCATGCTGGTCGTGTTCAACACTGGCGAGACGCGCCTGTTCGATGCATCCGAGCTGCTCAGTTGCGAGACGTTCAAGCCCCTCGAGGACAGAGCCGTTTTCGAATCGTTCTCCATCGATCACGGCGTCATCACTTGGAACGACGGCGCCATCGACATTGCACCCGAGGGGCTGTATCGTCGGTCGTTCGAATACGCCGCGCCCCCTCGAGCCGCCGTCAACGCGATAAGCACGTTGACGAAAACGCCTCTGCAGAGCTTGGGCTAA
- a CDS encoding spermidine synthase: MDPISPADCVDPAGFADAVDQPTACEPSADDQEVSFCVILEAGPAYVDTIYDDDGSPVRVLAVGGAYQSATYLGERWHEPVFAYYRSFDRMFEAANQGLAIDRVLMLGGGGCSYPKHLLMSRPHVGIDVVEPDPGVVDLAYEYFFVDRLEEELEAQAEDGCEQERFRIIEATGREYLDATEARYEVIVNDAFFGSQEAEDLVDDAGLEAVRAHLTRGGLYCINVTCDGSPEDFARLHGLLERLQGHFASACAIDASDDGFASDDNYLVIATDGPYAFSDVIGGF; encoded by the coding sequence ATGGACCCCATCAGCCCCGCCGACTGCGTTGACCCCGCAGGTTTCGCCGACGCCGTCGACCAGCCGACCGCCTGCGAGCCTTCTGCCGACGACCAGGAGGTTTCCTTCTGCGTCATATTGGAGGCCGGGCCGGCCTACGTCGACACCATCTATGACGATGACGGCTCGCCGGTGCGCGTGCTGGCTGTCGGCGGCGCCTATCAATCGGCTACCTACCTGGGCGAACGCTGGCACGAGCCCGTTTTCGCGTACTATCGCAGTTTCGACCGCATGTTCGAGGCGGCCAATCAGGGCCTGGCCATCGACCGCGTGCTCATGCTGGGCGGGGGCGGCTGTTCTTACCCGAAGCACCTGCTCATGTCGCGGCCGCACGTGGGCATCGACGTGGTCGAGCCGGATCCGGGCGTGGTCGATCTGGCCTACGAGTACTTCTTCGTCGACCGCTTGGAAGAAGAGCTGGAAGCCCAGGCCGAAGACGGGTGCGAGCAAGAGCGCTTCCGCATCATCGAAGCGACGGGCCGCGAATACCTTGATGCGACCGAAGCGCGTTACGAGGTTATCGTCAACGACGCCTTCTTCGGCTCTCAGGAGGCCGAAGACCTGGTGGACGATGCGGGTTTGGAAGCAGTGCGCGCGCACCTGACGCGCGGCGGCCTCTACTGCATCAATGTCACGTGCGACGGCTCGCCCGAAGACTTTGCGCGGCTGCACGGCTTGCTTGAACGGCTGCAGGGGCACTTCGCGAGCGCCTGCGCCATCGATGCGAGTGACGACGGCTTTGCCAGCGACGACAATTACCTGGTCATCGCCACCGACGGCCCGTACGCGTTTTCCGACGTCATCGGCGGGTTTTAG
- a CDS encoding DUF4160 domain-containing protein, producing MPELSRFLGLIIRMYFDDDSEHHKPHVHVFYGENEAVVSLDGIVLAGSLPSKQYRLVSGWLALHEDEAYEAWNRAVRNMPFDKIEPLS from the coding sequence ATGCCAGAGCTGAGCAGATTCCTCGGGCTGATCATCCGCATGTACTTCGATGACGATTCCGAGCACCACAAACCGCACGTCCACGTATTCTACGGAGAGAATGAGGCCGTCGTCTCCCTGGACGGCATCGTGCTCGCCGGCTCTCTTCCCTCCAAGCAGTACCGCCTCGTCAGCGGCTGGCTCGCCCTTCACGAAGACGAGGCGTATGAAGCCTGGAACCGCGCCGTCAGAAACATGCCCTTCGACAAGATCGAACCGTTGTCCTAA
- a CDS encoding sensor histidine kinase — MENETSHTVTMQARDWVIDVLVAGLAYLFGCGQLLITASSIIIQDVAFRQLLGAVSVMPTQEVYIALAVTTAPLVLRRLLPWPVFLFSLASFLVLQYNLVGLSFTVIGPAIAIYTIVEERGISQGVAAGIIAVIGLLFVVPLDDPTSVAVFTRFQNIAFVVTAVIAGYAYRTHRAYVKATEARAAEAERTREEEAARRVEEERVRIAREVHDITAHSLSAVAVQAAAAERLIDRNPQAAKEAIATVRATAKTSLDDIRSMIGVLRHGDDPAETMPTRGTNHLPDLVDYLKDAGIDATFAERGYDRAIVPAHIDMGLFGIAREACTNMVKHSNARHARLTLTLEGGVASLEVADDGRGSGTATADGTLPRGADGGGHGIQGMAERTRLLGGTFEAGDSADGGFRIRASIPLRGTADS, encoded by the coding sequence ATGGAAAACGAAACCTCCCACACTGTCACCATGCAGGCTCGCGACTGGGTTATCGACGTTCTGGTCGCGGGGCTCGCTTACTTGTTCGGCTGCGGACAGCTGCTGATCACGGCGTCGTCCATCATCATCCAAGACGTCGCGTTCCGGCAGCTGCTCGGCGCCGTCAGCGTCATGCCTACCCAAGAGGTGTACATCGCGCTCGCCGTCACCACGGCGCCGCTCGTGCTGCGACGGCTTCTGCCGTGGCCGGTGTTCCTGTTCAGCCTCGCATCCTTTTTGGTACTGCAATACAACTTAGTAGGGCTTTCTTTCACCGTCATCGGGCCGGCCATCGCAATCTACACCATCGTTGAAGAGCGCGGCATCTCGCAAGGCGTCGCGGCGGGCATCATTGCCGTCATCGGGCTTTTGTTCGTCGTGCCGCTTGACGACCCCACGTCGGTCGCCGTTTTCACGCGGTTCCAGAACATCGCGTTCGTGGTGACCGCCGTCATTGCGGGGTACGCCTACCGCACGCACCGCGCCTACGTGAAAGCGACCGAGGCCCGCGCCGCCGAAGCCGAGCGCACGCGCGAAGAGGAAGCCGCCCGTCGCGTGGAGGAAGAGCGCGTCCGCATCGCGCGGGAGGTCCACGACATCACGGCGCACTCGCTTTCCGCCGTCGCCGTGCAAGCCGCGGCCGCCGAGCGCCTGATCGACCGCAACCCGCAGGCAGCCAAGGAAGCCATCGCAACCGTGCGGGCCACCGCGAAGACCTCGCTCGACGACATCCGATCGATGATCGGCGTGCTGCGCCACGGCGACGACCCTGCCGAAACCATGCCCACGCGCGGCACCAATCACCTGCCTGACCTGGTAGATTACTTGAAAGACGCCGGCATCGACGCCACTTTCGCCGAACGCGGCTACGACCGCGCCATCGTGCCCGCGCACATCGACATGGGCCTGTTCGGCATCGCGCGGGAAGCATGCACGAACATGGTGAAGCACAGCAACGCCCGCCACGCGCGACTGACGCTGACGCTCGAAGGGGGCGTCGCCTCGCTGGAAGTGGCCGACGACGGGCGCGGAAGCGGCACGGCGACCGCCGACGGCACGCTGCCCCGCGGGGCCGACGGCGGCGGTCACGGCATCCAGGGGATGGCCGAGCGCACGCGGCTTTTGGGCGGCACGTTCGAAGCGGGCGACTCGGCCGACGGCGGCTTCCGCATTCGTGCCAGCATCCCTTTGAGAGGGACGGCCGACAGCTGA
- a CDS encoding alpha/beta fold hydrolase — MKKGLNFRTIESQKEYYDTYDDALKLLSAPFVEKYVATSFGDSHVICCGNEENPPLVLLHAASCGSLIWYKNIPFWSTRFCVYAIDLIGESSKSVLTRKMKTTQDNAQWLDETLAGLGLDQVFLCGLSIGGWNAANYAGFYPQKVKKLILLSPVQTFAKMHPSFFMKIMKMGFNPTRENVENYIGWGSEKEEPLPDSIIKLFTISVMNMNSNASFPKWLKKNHLLQVNMPVLVMMGENEFAFSVDRATKRAESTISHLELDVVAEASHLLCASKPDEINRRMVEFLLK; from the coding sequence ATGAAAAAGGGACTGAATTTCAGAACGATCGAAAGCCAGAAAGAGTATTACGATACCTACGACGACGCTTTGAAGCTTCTGTCTGCGCCGTTTGTTGAAAAATACGTCGCCACGTCATTTGGCGACAGCCATGTCATTTGTTGCGGCAATGAGGAAAACCCGCCATTGGTGCTGCTTCATGCAGCAAGCTGCGGTTCGCTCATTTGGTACAAGAACATACCGTTTTGGAGCACACGTTTTTGCGTGTATGCCATAGATCTGATAGGCGAATCCTCCAAAAGCGTCCTTACGCGAAAGATGAAAACGACGCAGGACAATGCCCAATGGCTTGACGAAACCTTGGCAGGATTGGGATTGGACCAAGTATTTCTTTGCGGGCTTTCAATAGGCGGCTGGAATGCTGCGAATTATGCAGGCTTTTATCCCCAAAAGGTCAAGAAACTCATCCTGCTCAGCCCTGTTCAAACGTTCGCTAAAATGCATCCGTCGTTTTTCATGAAGATCATGAAAATGGGCTTTAATCCTACCAGGGAAAACGTGGAAAACTACATTGGATGGGGAAGCGAAAAAGAAGAACCGTTGCCAGACAGCATTATCAAGCTGTTCACCATTTCCGTTATGAACATGAACTCGAATGCCAGTTTTCCCAAGTGGTTGAAAAAGAACCATTTGCTGCAGGTGAACATGCCAGTCCTGGTCATGATGGGAGAAAACGAGTTTGCCTTTTCGGTCGACCGCGCAACAAAGCGAGCGGAGTCCACAATCAGTCATTTGGAACTGGATGTGGTAGCAGAAGCGTCCCATCTGCTTTGCGCGAGCAAGCCAGATGAGATCAACCGGAGGATGGTTGAATTCTTACTGAAATAA